AGAGACACGGGAGCTGCCGCAGAGACCCTTGCTTATCTGACAGCTGGTTAAACGAATTTAGGGATACAAGCGTCTCGCAGCAGCCTAGCAGACCACTGAACCGCACCCTTCAAGTTATTTCCAGCAATCCTAAGAGGCACTGGAGGCTAAGACCATCCTGGGGTTTCCATCTGAAGTCCGGATCCTGTAAGAAATGCTACTGCAGAGTTCAGGACCgtgttctttgcttttcaggaatCTCTATCCTTAGTCTAAAGTTCACGTTCCTGCTGCCCACACAAACCTGGAGAAAAACTGTTGGTTTAAAATCTTGGTAGGTTAAGTtaaacccccaccaaaaccctaCTGCTCTGAGGTATCTCATACTTGCAGTCACTTTACCTCATCAactaatttgattttaaaactgaagttaaGCAACTTGTTAGTAATCActtttcaagtatttatttatttattttgttgggagaggaagggagggaggaagggaaggaggagagaaaaatcaagctaTTTAGCTTTCCAAGTATTTAACATAAAACCCAAAAGAGCTCCATCTGGCAAACAGCAGGATTTCTAAATAATCTAAATAGTATCTACATAAGAACCAGGCTGTCTATGGAGTAAGACAACTTCAACTTTTACAGCCACAAGAAGCCTTTATtaacataaaaggaaattataaaaaattaagttagaaCAGGAACAAGAGTCTGGCAAACTGACAAAAGACCCCAGGAATCTCTGccttaattttgaaatgctgcttttgactTTGTTGAAATACAGCATCATACCCtgtgtggttaaaaaaaaaaaaaccacaaaataaaaaatctttagGTTCAAAGGACTCCAATACAATAAAACTCAATTCTACTAAGATTCAGATTAGTGAAAAAATCAATATataattccttgctttgcaaCACAAGATGACCTCTAGCATTTTAACAGTtgatggaaaatattaatatttaattacacAGACTTCATGGAGTCTATGAAGGGTGAGGCCCTTCATGTTCATAGGTGTCCATCTTCATTATGAAAATGGCTCCAAATGCTACTGCTAATTATGTTAATTAAATATAGCTTTGAACTGTTCATATAAAAGTTTTGATAATTCATAATtcccaaataaataaacaccTCTCAGAGTACCcagtatttaattttccaaGTTACTCATATGAAGGATCTGGCCTCGCACTTCATACCTAGCCTGTATATTTTTTGGCCCATTTGTGAATGATCCAAACCTGGTGGTGGTTTGGTGTcctatgtaaaatattttaatgattttgatGCCCCTGCCAAGTTGCCAGGGGGATTTTCTGTCAGATTCTTGGCAAAAAGTCAAGGAGTGAAACCAGTGGGCCCCAAAAAAACACGTTATGGTGGTCCTGTGAGGATAGGGCAGGTTGAAGCTCTGCATTTTTGCTATCCCTGGGGTACAGGAAGAGAATTTCTATCTTTATCATTGCCCATCTGGCACCTTTCACAGGCAGCAAGAACAAAGAAGTAAAATGTACTGGTCTCTACCATCTGCTTCTGCTTGTGAAGTCTAGAAAGAGCTTGatagggaagaaagaaaaaaaaaaacaacagtaaaaccCAACCCCTTCACTTCCTACCAAACCGTTCTGGCAGGTACACATTTTTGCCTGTACTTCTTACGTATCTTAGGGCAACCCTTAGGCCCTTGGTTCCCTACAGCAATACGGCTGCTCGACGCAGAGCATCCCAACCACTCCTAGCCCCACATCTTCATTCGCAAGCGTCTAACAGCACGGAAAGAAAGGTTGCGTTGTTTGAGATTTGCTTTATTGGATCAGCCTCTGTTTTATCTAGAATAGGAAAATTCCTGTGGGTTTAATAGGAGGTATTACCCTACGGATTTTCTCTGGTTCCACCTCCTTTCCCATCAGCCACATCCCCTCTTGCTGCAAGGCTGCATACACCATGTGTTGGCTCGACCCCTTCTGTCTCTGACAGAAGTTTGGCCAAAAAGAGCAGATTTTCTGCTACTTTGATCATTTCCTGTGGTAAAAAGTAAAGGGAATTATCTGACCcatggtcttttttttcttagttttgaaaaataacatggaTTTACATTTGCAAATTCCTTTAAATAGTGTACTTGCTTTTCAATACCATTTTGCTGATAGTTTACTGGTTGCCTTAcagaacttattttttttcagaatcagaaAACACATTGCTCCAATCTCAAATTCCAAGACTCAGCTGCTGTATTAAATCAATAATGAACTTCACTATGACGAAGCAGCAATTAAAAGGTAATACCAAATTCACAGACAATACAAAAGCGACAACTTCTTGCCTGTTAAaaatttcttacatttaaaaaagaagcttAATTCTCTTTTGGTGGGGACAGTGTTATTTTTGGCTACAGATGCGCATTGCATAATGTGTTTAGAAATAAGTTAACCCTTTTCTTATATCCCATATGTCATAGATCTACTCTAATAGTGCATTTAAGCACCCTGAAAtattaagttttcttttgtcaCTATCCCCAAGGTTCCAGATTAGAAAATAAGTCTCATGTGTGTCTAAGCCTGTGTTGAAATAGAGTGACACTACCTGTTGACCTAAATGGTGTAAGCATTTGGGCAACAAGGGTCGAAAGTATGATGGCAAGTGATAATCAGTGACCTCGATGTGGCCTGCAATTGCACCCGGACAACTAGtccattatgtatttttttctgtcccagAAAGTACAAAGTAAATGAACAACATCAATATACCTACTGAAATAGTGTCTTATATCAGAATTAATATTCTTTAGGAATAGATGCCAAATAGATTACCACAATATACATTAAGTCTTTATGAATATGGCactacagcatttaaaatatacatatgttCAGACGTAGTAGTGGAACCACACTCTTTCAGCTCAGAAAATGCCAcaatgtgtatatgtatatagagAGTTTTTCCTGTTAATCATTTACTCAGAGTGCGTAACAACACTTGTACTTGTTTgcatcaaaagctttttttttttttttaaactttgtggTGCTAATTATAAGAATAGCACAGATTTTGACAGATACTCTCTTGAACTGAGGCCAGGGAGCGCATGGCTCCCTTTGTGCGAGTTCtactctggaaagaaaaaactgaacatttttaagTCTTAgaattactgttattttaaaatgttacaggaAGTTACTTTGGTGAATttagtatatatatttttaatcagcCTCTTAACTAAAATCATGGCCTGGCTacatttcatgttttgttttataaaactgaATCTGCCAAAACCCACACACCTCAAAAGCAAAGGGAGATTAAGAGCCATTCGTTTTccttttgtgttaaaaaaaaggaaaaagaagattcATACTTATTTATATACGCATGCATGTgcttcactttaaaatataatcagaaaaGGGGGAAGAATCTGCAGTATCCTTGTTACAACAAAAATTGCACTAAACCACTTAAAGCGAAGTCTTACCACAACAAAAATTGGCGCTATCATCACTAATAATATATTGCCTTTCATATGCAGAGGTAATAAGGAGGCTGCACTGTGATCCATATAACCTCAATAACGTATAAATGAATCAAAAAGAATCTAATTAGTTCAGCAGCGCCAAAAATTATTAAGTAGAAACATCAAAAGAGCCAGCAGGAcgttactttttctttttttttttttgtcagacatgctgcagagctgcccctcAGCACCCTGGTTTGTATGTGGCAGCAGGCCTCACAAACGTAGGTCACGGTAACATAAAGGACTGGAGCTGAAGGATGCCACCCCGGTACTGTGCCCACAGAAGACACTACATCCCGAAAGCAGGGCGATCGCTACactccctttttcctccttcccctcagtGCAACTGCGGAAAAGTAGGAAGGGTAGATGGGGATGGTACCTCAGCTTCCACAGAGAACGCTACAAGGGAGGGAGACACAAAGGATAGCGAAGCAGACAACCGCCAACACTACAGAGGCACAGGGACCTCCCTGTAGATAGCCTTGGCCTCCTGTGAATCCCTCCGGAGTCCTACAGCTGTCCCTGCCATCCAGATGGGAAAACGCGTGTACATGCACATGTGAGAGCGCCTCTGAGGAAATACCTGTGGAGGCATCTCAGTCAAACTTAGAAcagtgtgtgtatatttatttatttatcaaaatAGATATAGACATCCATGCCTCTGCAGCACATACTGCTAGGGTTATATTGCATCAGAGATAACGTAGGGAGCAAATCATACCCCTGAGGAATGCAGCTTGGACtgatttttcacaaagaaaagtcTTAATCATATGATTCCCTGAAGTcagaaaagtttcatttaaaaataaacaaaacctaaTACTGGGGTTCACAATTAAGGAATTGTTTTTTCTAACACCAaagatatagatatataagCTTAGCGCACATCTCCTTTGACAGGACATATTTGTCCACTACCCAATGATGTTTTActcatgttttaaattaagtaaaagCATCACATGCAAGAGAAACAATAAAGCTGTAACAGGAAGACCTTTTAGCACTCCGGGACTGTTCCATATCCAAACTCAAACTGTTTACTTCTTCAAAGGAATAAACAGGACAGTACTTGTACAGTAAAGGTTTAAATCATGGTAACATCTTTAAGGTACATTCCCCAGTAGCTTTCAACATTGTTCGATTTGCAGacctatgaaaaaaaaaaatccagttatgcaatggagctgggcaggcaaAGAAAGCCTCCTTGCCAGAAGACTTGCTCTTCTATTTACCTTCTTGGAACACACAGAAGGCAACAGACCCCACAGGTCCACAAAGaccaggctgaaaaaaaataatcagtgcaATTATGGGAACTGCTGCAGTATTCCCTAAGGTCCACTCACAATTCCCAAGGAATTCAACTGGAGGTGGATGCGGCCCTCAGAAGTTAGCTAACTTTTCCCATTATTTGCAACATCAAACTACTTTGACAGAAATCTGTACTGAGGGGCTCCGACACACATCTCTGAGGAATCAAAGGGTCCACTCTGGCAAACCTGCACGTTCCTAAGCAGACACACGGAACAAGCGGGGCTATCCAGCAAGGAAAAGTTTTTCCAAGAAATCCTTAATAAATTCATATGGAAACTCACAAATTTAACACAGATGGCCCACATCTGCAAgagttaaaaatacacaaacttCTCAAAGATAACACAGAATGCTGCcgataaagacaaaaaaagccagCCTGTGCCCCGCTGCAGCAGCCGCCAGCGCTCCGCAGCTACAGCAGTCCCAACGCATACAGCACTGTCCAGCTTTCCATAAATACAACAACAGAGTATCTCTATCAGAGGCGTCCTGAGGAGGAGGGGTGGTACTGCAGGAGGGacagtatttataaaaataaaagaactgaaTTGCAGCCTGTATGCTGCTGTCTAGAACTACAGTTACATTTGTACCACCCATTCCCTGGGGAAAATGACATACAATGCAAACAGGCCTAGTTGTTCAATTATTCAAGTATTAAGAGATTCACGGAAAGACATCTGAGaaacataacattttaataGATGAAATAAATACTCCAGTACATGCAAGATAAAAACtgacattggaaaaaaaaattaaaaatcacttttgttatagtgtaattttttgtttgtttgtttgaacaCTCACAGTAGCTTTTCCCCCAGTTTGGAAATCAACACATGGAAACATAATCACAACCTCCAGTCCTTCCACTCCTACACACCAAATGCACTTCTAACCTAACACttgatgcaaaataaaaaagtcatacaaaacaaaaacaaacaaaatagtaGCTACATCCATCATCTAtgtgttgttgggtttttcttttttttttttaaatgagtgagAACTGAGGTAACCTTTTTCCTGCACAACCGAACAGTAAAATTTAGAAGGGAAATTTCGGAAGACAAGACAAGACAAACTTTAAAAACCGCACCCAGCGcgattaaagcttttttttttttctctttttttttttccctaagatacccccacctccccaaatATAAAAAACTTTTAAACAGTTGTTATTACCATCTTTGTGAAAGACCTTGTTGAGTAAAGGAAAATTTATCTGCAGATACTTGCTTgactttaaagtaaaataaaaagaagccaAAACTGGCTACCTTTATTAGTACGTATAGTTTGAATATGCTCTGCTTCTTCAACACATGAAATCAAAGGATTGGGCTCATCCAAGCAAATTCTTTGGTATACAAAAAAGGGGCGAGGAGGTGggatattattttcctttagcaATGACTGGGATCTAAACAGAAGATGTGGGGGTTAATTCACAGAATTGGAGTTCACTGGCGGTAAAGTCCTGGGTGAAGATCTTTCTCTTAGTGCCTGAGATAACAGGTTGCAACCATCCGAGACGGCGCAAGCTGAGTTCCTCAACCTTTCCCTGTAATCGCTCATTTTGGTGCTACTTTCGGGGTGTTGGGCTATATCCCTGAGGCATTGGGTCAGGAGCACACAAGCAGATACCACACTCATGGCTCCTCCTAGGATGGCAGTTTGCACAGCTTTGCCCTCTGGATTAATGGTGGCAGCTTTACCCAAAAACTGGGGCTCAGTGGCAAAGCCCACCAGAGCATAGACAGACTGCACCAAAGGTCCACTGAACAAGACGCATCGGTTCCTGGTCAGCTCGCTGGGTGAAGTCTTGACCTCCTTGACACACGCCAAGAGGGCAGAGGCGCTGGTGCTCATACATTTGACACTGAGTTTGAACTGCTCCTTAGCAAATTTATCCTTGGATTTCTCACTGGCCAGCACGCAGGCGTCAGTCAGGAATTTCAAGTTCTTGGACATGTTCTGAGAAACctccagcaggagctgagggctCATATCTGCCAAAGGGGTGGTCTTCAAGACCCCGCAGCCGTGCTCCACCTCATGCCTACATCGGGTCACCTTGTAGCGATCCACCAAGCCGGGCATAGCAGGCTGGGCCCCCGGCGTCTCCACTGCAGCCAGGTAGGCAGCGTGGGCAGAGCATTCGGTCAGGGAGACCACCAGCTCCCCCATCTCCATCAGGctttcccccacctccccgaAGCGTCCCATGTTGAGCTGGCTCTGGACGTCATGGGTCAAGATGGAGAGTCCTTTGGTCCTGGCAATGATCGTGTCCCTGCACTTCTCGAAGGACTCACCGAAGACAGACAGGCTCTCAGTGTTCACCGGCCTGGTCTCGCtcgacagcagcagcagatcagcCACCAGTTGCATCTTGATCTTGCAGTGGTCGCAGATAGAGATgagcttcttcctctgcagggAACTGCTGCTGGGGATGCCGCCGCCAGACACCTCGCTGCTGGACTTGCCAGAGCCACCGCTAGCCATAGCGCCGGGGGGGCACTCGCATGCCGCTCGCTACCCCGCTGCCACCGCCTCTGCCACCGCCGCCCGAGCAGTCCCGACTGAGCCCGGCAGGATCGCTCTGCCTTTTCCGCAACATCATTCCATTAATCGCCGGGAAGCAAGAAAAGGCTCTGGGCGCCGGGGCTGCCGCTGCTGCGGGGAGCGAGCTCCGCCGGGGcgcccgccccgctccggcGCCAGCCTTCGCTCCTACGGCGCTCCCGCGGCGGGTCGGCGCTCGCCGGGAGCCCCCGGGCCCCGTTCCGGCATCGtttagctaaaaatatttttttttttttctttttccgcACGTTGACTTCCCTCCCTTCCACCACCTCCTCCGGCTTCCCGGCTGCGGGATCCTGCGCAAAGTTCCCTTTACGAGACGGAATACCTCAGAGACGCCCAGCAGTCGCACGGAGTTCGAGCAAGGGCGCAGCCCTCCAAGTTGCTACCGTGCCCCCGGCTCCTCCGGTCGGCGAGCGCCAGCCGGGCGCAGCTCGCAAGGGCCGGAGGGGCGGCGGCTGCGCACCATGTGCCGCCCCCGGCgcgcccgccgcggccccgcgccgccggcTCGCAGGAAGCGCCGCGGAGGGTGtggcccgcccgccgccccgcgccgccacAGCCCCGCCGCGTaccccgccgccgggccggggaggggagagggcacCGCGGGGAAGGCACCGCGGGGAGCCGGGACGGGAGTGGGGGTGGGGACCgcgggaggggaaggaaaaaaaaaaataaagagagggggggaaaaaaaaatccaccgGATCCGGGTGctgggggcgggcgggcgggatccgttccccttccttctgccgCTGCCTCACTCCTTCCTGCCTCGACCATTCACGCGGCCGTTGCGAGCTctctccccgccgccgcggTCCATGCCCCGTCGCCCAGGGCCCCGCAGACTCGGCGCCGCCGGCCCCTCCTCGCCCGGCTCCCGCTGTGGCCGCCGCCGCGCCAACTTAGGCTCTTCCCGCAAACAAGGGTGGTGGCTCCGGGCTACAGCCGCGGATGCTGCGACCCGCCCGGCCTTGTGCTCCTCCTGCCATGTTTTCTGGCTGAGTCGCCAactcccagggaaaaaaaaaaaaaaaaaaaaaaaagaaaagcaaaaaaaaaaaaaaagaagcggGGAGGATCTTCTTTTAAATTCCCTTTCTCAGGCTTTCAGACAAACTATTGGGAAGAGGCGGCTGCGGCGGATCTGCCAGCCAGACGCTGCATGGCTCTGAGGGaggctcccccctccccgttgCCTTTGCTGTAACCTCACTTAAGCCTATCGAAATCTTTTGTGCGGTGTCACCGCCCTTCGTTTAAATCCTgccctccccccgccgccccgctccaCGCCCGCCGCCTCACGCTCCTCCCGGGCGGAGGGGGCAGCAGCGCCGTGCCGCGGCCGGcaccgaccgaccgaccgaccgaccggcGGCCGCGGGCCCGCGCCAGACACCGGCCAACGGCACCAACGGGCGCCGCGCCCCCTCACGGGCGCTGCCCCGCCGGCGTGAGGCGAACCCCGTCCCCGCCGGGCGGGGGATTAAAGAGGGCtgactgaataaataaatgcacGGCGTGGGGGTGAgcgtggggagggagaggcCAAGGCTGGTGGGAGGAAAGTGAAGCGGAGCCGGAGAGGGACAGCCGGATGAGCTCGGCCCGGGTGGGCTGGTGCGGCCGCCGATTGGGCAGGAGCGCGCCGTGCGGTCGGATCTCGGAGACGGAGAGATGCCGAGGGGGGAGCCGAGAAGCCGCCCCAGCCCGCCGGGGCACAGGCGTCCCGGGTGCCGCTTCCCGCGCCCGCCAGGCCCGCTGCCCCGGGCAGCCCGCCAGGTAAGTTGGACGTTCCGGTGAGAACTCCCGGCCCTGTCAGCGCTCGGCGGGGTTCGGGAAGGAGACGCAGGGCTGGCAGCGCCGGGGCCGCGGCACTGAGCGTCCTTTGCGGACTGTCAGGCTTCAGGTAGCAGAATCCATTCCCTGTTTCAGCCCGTACGGTAGTGGATCAAAGACAGTTCCGCAGTGCCAAAGACAGCGGCCTTCCTTACGGCCGGTGGGTCGGCTGGCTTCGCTGTCATTGCGTTAAAAAGCCGTGATTGGTGCTGTAAATATGGTATGGGGCATTGCTACATCTTtatttacacagaaatatttccctcAGCACTGGTCTTGACCCATTTTTTTACACCAATGAGAATGAATGTCTCTCTCATGTTTCTGGCACTGTTTTTGGAGACTGGTTGCCATTTGTTAGAATTTAGCAGGGAAAATGTAAACCTACTGACGCTAACTTTGTGTACAGAAAGCCTCTGCAGCAAAGACTTTCTCCTCTGGCCTGTTTCCATTCTGCAGCACACCAAGAACTTTACTAGACAGCTCTTGTCAAAAGCAAGATGTTACACTCAGTAAATCTGAGGCATTCAAGTATATGCCAttaaacaataacaaaattaaaattactaatTGGGCTGGAACAAGTTACAAGAAGATGGGGATAATGCTGCCTGGGTGCTTTCAAAGGGAATATATAGTTTGGTAAATGATGGTGATGAGAATATTTATGTCCCATACATCAGATTCTTTCCTATCACGCAGTATCTCTATCAACATAATCCTGAATAATCAGAGGCCATGTGGAAACCACATCTTACATTTGTTACATATTTTGCTGCAGCTCAAACTGTAGCTAAATAatgtcttttcctcctttcaatCCGACTTTCCTTTTTAAGTTAGCCTCTTAATTCTGGGCATTTACAATGCATTTAGCAGGCTACAGAAATCCAGAAATACACTTGTCCCAATTCAGAGTTACGTTAACATCCCACTAGGTTCATACTACTGCAGGGGTATAAAGTGAccttgaaataaacaaaaattggACCAGGCTCCTCACTTGCAGGCCAGATCCAACAATGTCCTGGCACAAACAGAGCCCATCTGACGGATCGCAAACGTTTAAAAGAGCTTCAGACAAatttatttgtacattttttcaCCCATTAGCTAGAGGACCCCTTGGCCTTCTCTACAGACTCGTAGAGTGGGACGTGAGCAGGATGAATACAGATGTGAAAGCGGAGGGTTAACAGGATGTACGCttttggggggcgggggaaaCCCTTGCCATAGAGCCAGGCCTGAGGAAAGGGGCAGATACTGGTCTTTGGGTGTGTCGAAAATATGGCAGTTCTCCACCCATCCCTCCTCACACAACAGCGTGAGGGAAATTCTGTTTACTTGAGTCAGATTATAGCAGTTTAAAGGAAGGTCATGATTTGGGCCTAAACAATTTTGGCTTCCTGCCAACAACTCGGTTTCTAAACTATAAATAGGGATGATTTCAGagtactctgaaaaaaataaaaaatcaatgggcaggagaagccagctgaattgtatttcaaaatatttccagataGGTCCTTAAATGAGGCAGTGAGACACTATGTAGCACGAGGAATGCCTCTCATAAATATTAAcctagtttatttttaatgaggatTGACTACATTTAATTAGGGTttgaaagatttcattttagaaaacgTAGGTCTCACCCCTGGCTAGAAGAGGTGTTAAATGACCTaataatcttttccattt
This is a stretch of genomic DNA from Balearica regulorum gibbericeps isolate bBalReg1 chromosome 12, bBalReg1.pri, whole genome shotgun sequence. It encodes these proteins:
- the TLNRD1 gene encoding talin rod domain-containing protein 1 → MASGGSGKSSSEVSGGGIPSSSSLQRKKLISICDHCKIKMQLVADLLLLSSETRPVNTESLSVFGESFEKCRDTIIARTKGLSILTHDVQSQLNMGRFGEVGESLMEMGELVVSLTECSAHAAYLAAVETPGAQPAMPGLVDRYKVTRCRHEVEHGCGVLKTTPLADMSPQLLLEVSQNMSKNLKFLTDACVLASEKSKDKFAKEQFKLSVKCMSTSASALLACVKEVKTSPSELTRNRCVLFSGPLVQSVYALVGFATEPQFLGKAATINPEGKAVQTAILGGAMSVVSACVLLTQCLRDIAQHPESSTKMSDYRERLRNSACAVSDGCNLLSQALRERSSPRTLPPVNSNSVN